Genomic window (Oncorhynchus masou masou isolate Uvic2021 chromosome 9, UVic_Omas_1.1, whole genome shotgun sequence):
TTGAACAGAACGCACAACATCAATCAACATCGTACAGCCAGAATTACAAAAAAGAGTGGAAGTCTGTACTGGAACAAATGTCAAATCATATTTTTGCAGAGATGGCCAGTCAATTTGAGTAACGTGATTGTGTATTCTACGTAATGACGTATTTTTACGTTACAACGTGATTTAGCAACTTTTAGCAACAAATCAACCTGCCTCCAGTAATTTACCCTGAAAATTTGTTGGCATCACTGGTTCCATAGTTACTGCCAGGGCCACTACGACTCTTACAGCATAAAAGTAAGTAACTAGCTATAGACAGTAATGCCTTTTAAACATTATAAAGCGATGTGCAATAGCTAATCTACATTAGGATTTTACCCCTCATACTAGCACACAGACAGCTGTCTGTCGTGCACTCACTGTGCCATTTCATGAAGATAGTTTTGAACTAGCCTAGCGATCTAGGACTAATCGTTTTTGCAACTTGATCGTCGACGGTAAACGAAAAAATACGACCTAAAAGCATTATAGTTAGCTGGAAGTTAGACTATTTTCTTGGTTTAAACGGAGGGTTCTTATGTAACGGCACAACCGATAGTCCTTCTACCCAGTTATGCATGGTTGACGTTTTTAATTCATTATATTCTAGCTAGCTGAAGGTGCAATGTTTTCACGTGCAGATTAAAATTTCGTATTCGAGCATGTCTATGTTTTAGTCGGTTGAGATGTGTTGTCAGACAGTGGCCAAAGGTTGTATGTTCCTTACGTAACTGGTGTGGGGTGAACTTTACTAGACCAGAAAGTACCCGGATACTCGATATGCTAAAGCTACCCACAGACTGGTCACACTGACAGATTTGATTGGCAACAAAACTATGTCAGGCAATATGTAATGTTGCATGGCAttttcacatgcaaatagcaCTTGATACTATACATTACTAAATGTACTAAAATCAGCTATGTAATTAGTTGAAATATCAACGGGATGCAGACttgtcagaataataataagtCTAATTAAACTATATtgatttaaaatatttttatttgaatAACTTGACGTGTGTTGTGTTCTTGTATCTCTTCTCCACAGTGGGTCCCTACACAATCACCTACTTTGGAGTCCGAGGTATGTTGAGTCAGTTAATCCTATTCAACATCACATGCGAGAGCCTGGCTATTGTTTTGAAGTAATAATAGCCTACTATTGGAGAGTGCATTCCCTGTTATAAGCTTTTCATATTGATCATTTATTACTAAATCTTTCCTTCAATTTGACAGACATAAATGTTATATTGTGATGGAGTAAGATTGCTTGAAGTCAAAGACAAAAGCCTTGCAAATTCTACTGCGCATATTCATAAACTTTGCATTTAAGTGTCACATCCAAAGACCTTATCTGTCAATCATTACCCAATAGCCCAGGGTTTCCCaaattgtgtgttttagttttgtgccctagcactacacagctgattcaaatcattGACTAATCTTGAAGTTTtggtcatttgaatcagctgtaggGCAATAACCAAAACGTTCACTCCTaggggtcccgaggaccgagtttggggaaTGCTGCAATAGCCTACTGCTAGCAGCTTGAATCAACACTATAAATTGTGTTTCTATTGGTTTTAAACTGTAAGTGAAGTCATTCCAGGTGATCTTATCACCGTGCGTGATCTTTCACACAAGATATGACCTGGATTTCACCCACAGTGGCAGTTTAGCCTCACCCATACCTTTTTTTGATTGTTATCACAGGAAATACTTGGAGTATTAGTTTGGCTCAGCTGGCCCCCATGATCACTGTTCATAAACTTAAACAGTTTTGTTTCCAAAGTACTCCTATTTGTTTACATTATTCATGGTGCTTGAGTAATGAGGAGGGCTGGCTTTCTGTCAGGAGCATGTGACCCAGATTAATGTGGAGTGCACTGGTGAACAATTGTGTCATGGGACTAAGGGTTCATTGACTTGAACCCATAAAAGGTTTTTTACTTGAATAATCATGAAAAgttgtgtatatataaataattatCTCGTCTGGAAACATATGTATTTGCCCAACACTAGTGCTATGTATGACTTGTTAGATCTGTGCCAAAGTGTCTTATGATTGAGATCTGTTTTGGTTGACCTGTGCTAACAGAGACTCTTGTTTACCACAGGGCGCTGTGGCGCTATGAGAATCATGATGGCCGACCAGGGACAGGAATGGAAGGAGATCGTGGTGGACTTTGCGGACTGGATGAAGGGAGATCTGAAAGCCACTTGTGTGAGTGGGGAATGGATCATTCCTTTGTTACCATCTTTTTCATTTGTCAACCTGTTCAGTTTAGCCAGTGATGGTCTAGTGATAACAGCTGGGATGTGCTTTTGAAGGATGATTGGTTTGTTTAGTGTACACTGTTTGTTTCTACAATCTCTCCCTGCGCTTTCCATGATTCTTATTTAAGTAAAGAGATTAATCTCTTGTACCATTATTTACCTGTATCTTCTGTTATCATCGATGTAGATTTGATTCAGCTACAACAAATGTAAACCCCCATGTCCCCATTAGTTGTTCAAATCTATAATAAATATCACTTTCATTTTGGGGTTTTAGGTATTTGGTCAGTTGCCCAAGTTAGAAGATGGAGGATTTGCCCTGTACCAGTCAAATGCCATTCTGAGGCACTTGGGCCGCAATCATGGTAATTGATCTCAATCGTTATGTCATATATTTACATTGTTTTCCTCACTCTATTTATCCTTTATATTCTATCAAATATAGGTGAAAGTATAATTGACATTTTATTCTTAACTCGAATACACACACAGGTGCCTATGGGAAAGATGGCAAGGAGGCTGCCCTCATTGACATGATGTGTGATGGCGTTGAGGACCTTCGTCTTAAATACGTAAAAATGATTTACCAGGAATACGTAAGTATTCATGAAAGCTGAAAATCGGACTAAGGGTACAGTTCATAAAACGTTTTACCTGTACTGTGCAGTAAACATTTGTTTCAAAGTGTAGAgaccaaacatttttttatttaatttattacaGCTTAATGGGTAAACATTTATGAAGTGTCATTATGATTAATCACTTTCTCTTTTCATAGGATACTGGTAAAGACGTATACATCAAAGACCTTCCTAACCACCTTGACAAGTTTGAAGCTGTGATGGTCAAAAACAAGACTGGTTTTCTTGTTGGCGACAAGGTAATCGATGCTGCAATGCACCCAAAAATGGGTTTCTCGAATAAATGGAGTTCTAATATAGTACATACTGCAATCATTAGTTGTATATATTTACCAAAATGCATTAACTAAATGGTTTGCTTCTCTTGTAATCACATTAGTGTCTGTTACTTATCACAAAACTAGAATGAATAGAGCAGGCATCCCCATTGAAGTTAATAATGTgaaattctatttctatgatccCCATCCTACGTAGCCTTCCTTTGCTGACTATAGTCTGTTTGAAGTCCTTCTCAACCACCTGGTGCTCTGCTCCAGTTGTCTGGATACCTTCCCCTCCCTGAAGAGTTTTGTCGAGAAGATGTCTGCCCGTCCCAAAATCAAGACCTTCCTAGACTCTGAAGCCTACAAGAAACTGCCCATTAACGGCAATGGCAAACAGTGAATTCTGCTGAACAAAGGAGGCTAAATTCCACCCCTTATACTGTAACCTGAATGGTCATGGATAATAGCCATTTTTTTGTGTCCAACTTACACATTAGCCTACAATAAGCTTGTAGTTAACTTTATGTACAATTGTTAGATACTAATGACTTTTGTATGACATGATTAATTGTAATTGTCATGTGTTCAAAAAATAAAGGGCTTTTTGAAAAGCACTTTTGAACTTACACTTGAAATTTAGTAGACATTTACAGGTTCTATAGTACATGTATCACTTCTTTGCAGTTCTGTGAATATTATGGCAATTGCCATTATAATGACAAGCCATGAAGAAGAATTGGTACAGTACATACAGAAGATGGTCAGTAGGGGGCTCTCCTCTCCTTGGCCTTTTGGCATACCGAGGTAAAGACCGATTCTGATTGGATATTCGGCTGTAGTTTTCCTTTGTCTTCCAACAGCAGTTAGGGACCATCAACATAGTGACAAATCAACATTTTCAAATTTCAATGGCTCTATTACTCCTAAAACTTTAAACTGGTTCTAGCTAACCCGATGGCATAGACACATTGCACACTTTTTTTTTGTAGATTTACATCTCGCActattatttatttacatttttgaaaTTCAATAGCACCCACACATTTTAACAAGGTTCATGATGTACACTCAGTGGGCCTACATATTGCACACCCATTTGTTTATCCATTTGCATCTCATGCGATTTTagttttattttaaatgttttaaatttCAAttgctccttggtcatgtgacctacaaTTTTCAAACTACTTTCAGAGTATCCACTCACTAGCGATTATATATATTGCACACCCTATAGTTTGTCCATTTTATTCTCAggtgattttttttgtttttcattgTTTAGAATTTCAATAGCACCTACTGGACAAACAAGGTTCAGGAAGTCTACTGACTACCCTTCTAtgttgcacaccctttagtttgtccattttcatctaaCACGATTTTACATAAATTGTGTAAACCCCCCCGGAAGAATAGTGTCACTCACACACCAATTCACTTGGGCCTTCTTCCTGGGGCCTTCCTGACCTCCAGGCAGGCCCCCAGTGACCTCTGACTccctgcccgcctgcctgccctCTCCCTGGGCCTGTGAGTATAGCTTACTCTCTGGAATTACAAACACGTCTAGTCCCGGCTGTCAGGAACCATGTGCATATGGAAACCCAAAACAGACTctgtgcacctggtgacctgCCCACTTTTTCCCCACTCAGACTAAGTCCCTACTCCAACAGCCTGAGTGCCTACTACACAGCCTGACTGCTGACCCCAGTCCGGCCGCCCCTGCTCAGACTGAGTGCCACCCGCCTTGGGGGAGACCTCCTCGTGTACCTTGTGACCCTTTGACTTCCACAGCGAGTCACAACCTGACTCGAAGTCCCACCAGAGCACGGGCGACCACCACCTAGTCCCCTACCTATCGAGAGCCCAATGTCAATGTCTTACGCCTTCTATCCGCCTGCCTGGGCTCTCACACTCTGTGTCTGGCCTCTGGCCCATCTGCGTGCACCTGGTAACCGGTTAGTACAGAAGGATGGTGGTGGAGGAAGACGCCTTCCGTCCCCGACAAAAGCTTGGATTGACAGCTGACTTTCAATAAATCGTAGTGTGTGAGGTTCTCTGCTACGTATGAAACGACCCTCAACCTTGACCCATTCACTTGTCTACGAGTGAATTAGCACCAGGTTCCCCACAAACATGCGGTGCGCATCAGGAGGGGGGTGGCAACGAATCCGGCTGCACCCCAACCCTAGTCATGAGCCAGATCCATGCAATTCCGTATCACTGCGGGTTCAATGGGTTAAGTCTCTGCCTCGATTCTAGTGAGCATAGAGGAGACCTCCCCACCTACAATGTGTGATGTCCCACACTCAGGCAAGCCTGAGGCCTGGTAGTGTCAGCTAATGGTAAGGCACATACCATCTCCACTACATGCTCCAAGGAGCGTGGATGAGAGCTCCCACATAGAATGTGAAGAGTCCCGCACCCAGGCGAACCTGAAACCTGGCAGTATCCATAACCGCTAAGCACATTCCATCTCCACCTTAGTGCTCCACTGTTAGCGGGTCCAGTCGAAGCCAGCGTTCGATTCAAACCTTTGTGGTTTAGAGTTAGCTAAGTATACGGGGGTGCGTGTTTAAACGTTTCACCACAGCCGCTCTGTGATCCGACTGATGCCAGTACTATACTTTCATCAGCTGTCTCCCAGGACTTAACTCTCCCCTCCCAGCTAAAGCCAGGGATGTGTTCAAGCCATCATTCTCAGATTGGCTTCCTGTCAAGGTCAGGATTAGTTTACAAGAGCCCCGCAGCAAATCATTGAGTTTGGTGGAACCGCCCACACATTTTCATGCTTGACCGAAAGCCCCATATTCCAGGATCGACTGCCGCCATCCGTAAACGATCAACAGCCGTCACCATCTGCAGGTAACTCCAGTTTGGATTGCATCGTTAGCGACACCTGAAAACAGGTGACACAGAGAGGGATCGGAAGAGTCCTGCTAGAGGGCTATCTCGTTATCTCCCTTACACCCCGTGTACTAGAGACAGTTTTCCTCCTAGCCGTTGGAGAGACTCCCTCAAACAGGTGACACACAGAGTAGGAGTTGGAAGAGCCCTCCAAGGGCTATGGTACTATTTATCCCGAAGTTATGGAACTGACCTTTCCGTCTTTCGTTATCTCCCCTGTCTTAACCTATTCGAGGTAGTCACTCTCAGCTGGACCAGGGTTTCGTTCGACCTGAAGGCACCTTCTGCTCAAGTTTGTTGCTATGTTAGGGCCATCTGCAAGCAGGTAACACAATGTATGGTTTGGGGTCGCCCATATTTGACTTTGCATGAATTCGGGAAGCATGGATCCCCAATGTCCTGGGGTAAGGAGTCCTTAAGAAGGTCATAGTTACTCCTGCAGTTTACCCGCGCTTCATTGAAATTCTTCACTTTGACATTCAGAGCAATGGGCAGAAATCACATCACGTCAACACCCACATTGGGGCTTCACGATGCTTTGTTTCAATTAAACAGTTAAATTAAACAGTCGGATTCC
Coding sequences:
- the LOC135546016 gene encoding glutathione S-transferase P-like isoform X1, yielding MGPYTITYFGVRGRCGAMRIMMADQGQEWKEIVVDFADWMKGDLKATCVFGQLPKLEDGGFALYQSNAILRHLGRNHGAYGKDGKEAALIDMMCDGVEDLRLKYVKMIYQEYDTGKDVYIKDLPNHLDKFEAVMVKNKTGFLVGDKPSFADYSLFEVLLNHLVLCSSCLDTFPSLKSFVEKMSARPKIKTFLDSEAYKKLPINGNGKQ
- the LOC135546016 gene encoding glutathione S-transferase P-like isoform X2 translates to MRIMMADQGQEWKEIVVDFADWMKGDLKATCVFGQLPKLEDGGFALYQSNAILRHLGRNHGAYGKDGKEAALIDMMCDGVEDLRLKYVKMIYQEYDTGKDVYIKDLPNHLDKFEAVMVKNKTGFLVGDKPSFADYSLFEVLLNHLVLCSSCLDTFPSLKSFVEKMSARPKIKTFLDSEAYKKLPINGNGKQ